From Chitinivibrionia bacterium, a single genomic window includes:
- a CDS encoding DUF5683 domain-containing protein, with translation MAKYLLSTIFVFVVFAFAQELSLEEELRLLGGDIFFIADPQQQDEEALNDTDTTTALLETEGEQNGELQANEGDDGGMQAYRGSRGPGGPGFTGFSPMQGGRGGGGGGDTDTTDTPRVSVFDTAIVMSERSIDFARNVAEYRNPQRALLFSLLVPGLGQVYNRDFVRAGIYAAAEVGFIIGAVYFRRDSRRLRNEAHRHADRYFDSERLRQFYTEIGIIAQGNHDDFPQIPNDTITIGQRIFGPIITTNDPTVAVNTFMQMVQDDYYGNDFGAGSNFGVRGWNDVNPQDYGQVSFSPDGSFNLISTGGLFISWDGGSFFGTSQNQQVFHSIMDDSRRQHNRSQVFVVGIFVNHIAAATDAFISAIIHNRRLLREEKGEEPTRAQEIISRMSIESNMFRDDITGDFTSRMSLVWRF, from the coding sequence ATGGCAAAATATTTATTGTCGACAATTTTTGTTTTTGTAGTATTTGCCTTTGCGCAAGAATTGTCATTGGAAGAAGAATTACGACTTTTAGGCGGGGATATATTCTTTATCGCCGACCCTCAGCAACAAGACGAAGAGGCGTTAAACGACACCGATACGACAACCGCATTACTCGAAACAGAAGGCGAACAAAACGGCGAATTACAGGCAAATGAAGGCGACGACGGCGGTATGCAGGCATATCGCGGTTCACGAGGACCGGGCGGTCCGGGTTTCACAGGATTTTCTCCGATGCAAGGCGGGCGCGGCGGCGGTGGCGGCGGCGATACGGACACGACTGATACGCCGAGAGTTTCGGTTTTTGATACGGCAATCGTTATGTCGGAGCGTTCCATTGACTTTGCGCGCAATGTAGCGGAGTATCGTAATCCGCAAAGAGCGCTTCTCTTCTCGCTTTTAGTTCCCGGGCTCGGGCAGGTGTATAACAGAGATTTTGTTCGCGCGGGAATTTACGCCGCCGCAGAAGTAGGATTTATAATCGGCGCGGTTTATTTTCGCAGAGATTCGCGAAGATTACGAAACGAAGCGCACAGACACGCCGACAGATATTTTGACAGCGAGCGTTTGAGGCAATTTTATACGGAAATCGGAATAATAGCTCAAGGAAATCACGACGATTTTCCTCAAATTCCCAATGATACCATAACAATCGGTCAGCGAATTTTCGGACCGATAATTACCACCAACGACCCGACTGTTGCTGTTAATACATTTATGCAAATGGTGCAAGACGACTATTACGGCAACGATTTTGGAGCGGGAAGCAATTTTGGCGTTCGCGGTTGGAATGACGTAAATCCGCAAGATTACGGTCAGGTTAGTTTTAGTCCGGACGGGAGTTTTAACCTTATCAGTACGGGTGGTTTGTTTATATCTTGGGATGGCGGAAGTTTTTTCGGCACGTCGCAAAATCAACAGGTTTTTCACTCTATTATGGATGACAGCAGAAGACAGCATAATCGCAGTCAGGTTTTTGTCGTCGGAATTTTCGTAAATCACATTGCCGCGGCGACGGACGCATTTATTTCGGCGATTATTCATAACCGTCGTCTGCTTCGCGAAGAAAAAGGCGAGGAGCCGACAAGGGCGCAAGAAATAATAAGCAGAATGTCGATAGAATCAAATATGTTCAGAGACGACATAACAGGCGACTTTACTTCAAGAATGAGTTTAGTATGGCGGTTTTGA
- a CDS encoding DUF3791 domain-containing protein, translating into MCKNESNEVMQFVIFAIEEYRAAKNITGKEALSLFQTSGLLDYIEEFYDVLHSQGTEYLIYDFDEYLSSKTYFMQK; encoded by the coding sequence ATGTGTAAAAACGAGTCAAACGAAGTAATGCAGTTTGTGATATTTGCAATCGAAGAATATCGCGCGGCAAAAAATATTACGGGAAAAGAGGCGCTTTCTCTGTTTCAAACAAGCGGATTACTTGATTACATCGAGGAATTTTATGATGTTTTGCATTCGCAAGGAACCGAATATTTAATATACGACTTTGACGAATATTTGAGCTCAAAAACGTATTTTATGCAAAAATGA
- a CDS encoding DUF3990 domain-containing protein, with protein sequence MLLYHGSNVAVKKPEIIIGIRGLDFGNGFYTTSNYDQALRFTENVVQRKKEGQRTVSTYEMDEKEIFSKCSYIKFEKADEKWLDFVAQNRTNTYIGKKYDLVIGAVANDTVYNVINLYLNGTYTKSETLRRLKVRNLFDQWTFCTDKSIEFLKFCRAEII encoded by the coding sequence ATGCTTTTATACCACGGAAGTAATGTTGCTGTTAAAAAACCTGAAATAATAATCGGAATTCGCGGATTGGATTTCGGAAACGGTTTTTATACTACAAGCAACTACGACCAAGCACTACGATTTACCGAAAATGTTGTCCAAAGAAAAAAAGAAGGGCAACGAACAGTATCGACTTACGAAATGGACGAAAAAGAAATTTTCTCAAAATGTTCTTACATAAAATTTGAAAAAGCCGATGAAAAATGGCTTGATTTTGTCGCTCAAAACAGAACGAATACATATATAGGCAAAAAGTATGATTTGGTAATCGGCGCAGTTGCAAACGATACCGTGTATAACGTAATAAATCTCTATTTGAACGGCACTTACACCAAAAGTGAAACGTTAAGGCGGTTAAAGGTTAGAAATTTGTTTGACCAATGGACGTTTTGCACAGACAAATCTATCGAATTCTTGAAATTTTGCAGGGCGGAAATTATATGA
- a CDS encoding CotH kinase family protein: MGKQIKILAAIVFIVGGVWANGTVAGAASEFAGRLLIFQAGAAGSDGAIGRSFVELYNNTGEEIDLDGFSLHVANGRTSNNSWTQYRDAGGEWVKIDLSGTIQPNHSYLVVFNKVSNTINQRFAFEDTEADNAVPATVLHALSNRSFKVALMANQNYLTVANPFDMGNGETAEDFVDLLGVINTAPGDAVDAYEASPAIVISQQATARRRSLTDTDDNSIDFERVDFRLAQGMTDERLQSHRPRSTSDGAWEPFPQAPDPDPIPLIERDELAGKLLIFQAFGTGATSNNDRAATHSFVELFNASDDEIDLDDITLFYAEGTGAWSAIPLSGTIPAQTSFLILGARNHSNAAMPLQIQDNSGDINNPSFILNNRALRIALFRGKTELTVQNPFTDGEKDDGLIDLLGSRNANSDLLNAYIVAPPRNSGSAGVRRVSFDVSTNNFTDFAETRYGDFNASQLSIIRPKNLAHGEWNPFPPMDIPTMITDFRISFEALGWNEYGHLDLNNNVEIDNYAHTITITTQRWIPNITNIAPIFTTDNPHGTIFVNGQPQVSGITPHDFRHPVIYQVGDFEYTVRFASPQATGLPVIRIDTHNGAAIHHSSANIWTTMRFSLSDPNDPANDIAAISNQQIRGRGNSTWQSGNNKNPYRMRFRDNERQSPFGLPEARNWVLLANWFDASLIRTSFAFEMGYRLGLECTPSFNHTELFLNGTYAGSYLFTEHRQANPYGRDGVRGRPLIDTQNGGWFVELDFRFDTSPTGDAGFRTSNYNLPVLIKSPDFPTGVIPNSVDNFVRNDWNQLTDLMASDNFPENGYRDLVDIDSWIKYFLVQVFANNADFNVQTYDSRENPGSIFIHKNNYSSLIKAGPLWDFDLSFGSFFNGLPNSLAANRLPYPNYPFFNRFLQDPVFRARYKEIWNENREWIQEDMSKFIDSMAIEVARSAEQDDIRYNRINRYSNEIPRMRLYFTERFAFLDETYNRIDAFPASRNFGTVAWNNYSDIAAQTFTFVAYGEMKDLTATFQNGDNSAFEITTTLATTPSQTGNGYFATISVRPKNSLSANNHTDVLVLSGENQGKEFSVNVSLSFVVNKASVAKPALVANQFIYDSDPKTVALTPVNTELYTLGGDTEKTAIGNFTAIVSLVDPINRRWSGETHSEPLNLPWSIICEHDFVRKTTLEANCERAGAGHYECSVCGAKKAESDFVIPMLSEGDCLPNSIRDREQQNNQFGIFVEENPVSSNFAEIFVITPEAATVNLSILDNLGNVVFAETVVGAGFARHENRTNGDLGGQTPPLQNAIVWNLTNQSGRFVANGTYLIVVEATGVSGRRFTYSTRIGVNR; this comes from the coding sequence TTGGGTAAACAAATTAAAATCTTGGCGGCGATAGTGTTTATCGTCGGTGGAGTATGGGCTAATGGGACAGTGGCGGGAGCCGCGAGCGAATTTGCGGGGCGGTTGCTTATTTTTCAGGCAGGTGCAGCAGGAAGCGACGGCGCTATCGGGCGCAGTTTTGTAGAGTTATACAACAATACAGGCGAGGAAATCGACTTAGATGGTTTTTCTCTGCACGTAGCCAACGGACGTACCAGCAATAACAGTTGGACGCAATATCGAGATGCAGGCGGAGAATGGGTCAAAATTGACTTAAGCGGAACTATCCAGCCCAATCATTCGTATCTTGTTGTCTTCAACAAAGTGAGCAACACAATAAACCAAAGATTTGCATTTGAAGACACCGAAGCGGACAATGCTGTTCCTGCAACTGTTCTTCACGCTTTAAGTAATCGCAGTTTCAAAGTAGCGCTTATGGCTAATCAAAACTATTTGACTGTCGCTAATCCATTTGATATGGGCAACGGAGAAACTGCCGAAGATTTTGTTGATTTACTTGGAGTTATAAACACTGCACCCGGAGATGCTGTCGATGCTTATGAAGCATCGCCTGCAATCGTAATTTCGCAACAAGCAACTGCTCGCCGCCGCTCTCTTACAGATACCGATGATAACAGTATCGACTTTGAAAGGGTTGATTTTCGACTTGCGCAAGGTATGACCGACGAGCGATTACAATCACACAGACCGAGAAGCACATCAGACGGCGCTTGGGAACCATTTCCGCAAGCCCCGGATCCAGACCCGATACCGCTCATCGAACGCGACGAACTTGCGGGGAAACTGCTTATTTTCCAAGCATTCGGAACGGGAGCGACGAGCAACAACGACAGAGCGGCAACTCATTCGTTTGTGGAACTTTTTAACGCCTCCGACGACGAAATCGATTTGGACGACATAACGCTTTTTTATGCCGAGGGAACAGGCGCTTGGAGCGCAATTCCTTTAAGCGGAACAATACCCGCTCAAACATCTTTTCTTATTTTAGGAGCGAGAAATCACTCGAACGCGGCAATGCCTCTCCAAATACAAGACAATTCGGGCGACATAAATAATCCGAGTTTCATATTGAATAACCGCGCGCTCAGAATAGCATTATTTCGCGGAAAGACCGAATTAACCGTGCAAAATCCATTTACGGACGGCGAAAAAGACGACGGGCTTATAGACCTCCTCGGTTCAAGAAATGCGAATTCGGACTTGCTTAACGCTTATATAGTGGCTCCACCGCGAAACTCGGGTTCGGCGGGAGTAAGGCGCGTTTCTTTTGACGTAAGCACAAATAACTTTACCGATTTTGCCGAAACGCGCTATGGGGATTTTAATGCAAGCCAATTAAGCATCATTCGCCCCAAAAACCTCGCCCACGGCGAATGGAACCCGTTCCCGCCAATGGATATTCCCACAATGATTACGGATTTCAGAATTTCCTTTGAAGCGCTCGGCTGGAACGAATACGGACATTTAGACCTCAACAACAACGTCGAAATCGACAATTACGCTCACACTATAACTATAACAACCCAACGATGGATCCCGAATATCACCAATATTGCTCCTATCTTCACTACCGACAACCCACACGGAACAATATTTGTAAACGGACAACCGCAAGTCAGCGGAATTACGCCGCACGATTTTCGCCACCCTGTAATTTACCAAGTCGGCGATTTTGAATACACCGTCCGATTTGCCTCCCCGCAAGCAACAGGTTTGCCCGTTATTCGCATAGATACACACAACGGCGCGGCAATACATCACAGTTCCGCCAATATATGGACTACTATGCGATTTTCTTTAAGCGACCCCAACGACCCTGCAAACGATATTGCCGCAATAAGCAATCAACAGATTAGAGGACGGGGAAATTCTACTTGGCAAAGCGGCAACAATAAAAATCCGTATCGTATGAGATTTAGAGACAATGAACGACAATCTCCTTTTGGGCTTCCGGAGGCAAGAAACTGGGTGTTGTTGGCAAATTGGTTTGATGCATCTTTGATAAGAACTTCTTTTGCGTTTGAAATGGGTTATAGATTAGGTTTAGAGTGCACACCTTCTTTTAATCATACGGAACTTTTCTTAAACGGTACGTATGCAGGAAGTTATCTGTTTACCGAACATAGACAAGCAAACCCTTACGGAAGAGATGGTGTTCGGGGAAGACCATTAATTGATACACAAAACGGAGGTTGGTTTGTAGAATTGGATTTTAGATTTGACACCAGCCCCACAGGCGATGCAGGATTCAGAACAAGTAATTACAATCTTCCCGTTTTGATAAAATCTCCCGATTTTCCTACAGGCGTAATACCGAATTCAGTAGATAATTTTGTAAGAAACGATTGGAATCAATTAACGGATTTAATGGCTTCAGACAATTTTCCAGAAAATGGCTACCGTGATTTAGTTGATATAGATTCGTGGATAAAATATTTCTTAGTGCAAGTATTCGCCAATAACGCTGATTTTAATGTGCAAACTTACGATTCCAGAGAGAATCCCGGTAGTATATTTATTCACAAAAATAACTATAGTTCGCTAATAAAGGCAGGACCTCTTTGGGATTTTGACCTTAGTTTTGGTTCTTTCTTTAATGGACTTCCAAATTCTTTGGCGGCAAACAGATTGCCATATCCCAATTATCCTTTTTTTAACAGATTTTTACAAGACCCTGTATTTCGTGCAAGATATAAAGAAATTTGGAATGAAAACAGAGAATGGATTCAAGAGGATATGAGCAAATTTATCGATTCTATGGCGATCGAAGTCGCAAGAAGTGCGGAACAAGATGACATACGCTACAACAGGATTAATAGATATTCTAATGAAATACCTAGAATGCGACTGTATTTTACAGAGAGATTTGCCTTTCTTGACGAAACTTACAACAGAATAGACGCTTTTCCCGCCAGCCGAAACTTCGGCACAGTAGCTTGGAACAATTATTCCGACATCGCCGCGCAAACTTTCACATTCGTTGCCTACGGCGAAATGAAAGATTTAACCGCAACTTTCCAAAACGGCGACAATTCGGCATTTGAAATCACCACCACCCTCGCCACCACCCCAAGCCAAACAGGAAACGGCTATTTCGCCACAATCAGCGTTCGCCCCAAAAACTCGCTTTCGGCAAACAACCACACCGATGTACTTGTTTTAAGCGGAGAAAATCAAGGAAAAGAGTTTTCGGTAAATGTTTCGTTGAGTTTTGTTGTGAATAAAGCGTCGGTAGCCAAACCCGCTCTTGTTGCAAATCAATTTATCTATGATAGCGACCCGAAAACAGTAGCGTTAACCCCAGTAAACACCGAACTTTACACCTTGGGCGGCGACACCGAAAAAACGGCTATCGGGAATTTTACGGCAATAGTAAGTTTGGTTGACCCAATAAACCGCAGGTGGAGTGGTGAAACCCATTCCGAGCCGCTTAATTTGCCGTGGTCGATAATCTGCGAGCACGATTTTGTCCGAAAAACAACCCTCGAGGCAAATTGCGAGCGAGCAGGCGCAGGGCATTATGAGTGTTCTGTCTGCGGTGCAAAAAAGGCGGAGAGTGATTTTGTAATTCCTATGTTAAGCGAAGGCGATTGTCTTCCGAACTCAATTCGCGACAGAGAGCAACAAAATAACCAATTCGGAATTTTTGTTGAAGAAAACCCAGTGTCGAGTAATTTTGCGGAAATTTTCGTAATAACTCCCGAGGCGGCAACGGTGAATTTGTCGATTTTGGACAATTTGGGGAATGTGGTGTTTGCGGAAACCGTCGTAGGGGCGGGGTTTGCCCGCCATGAAAACAGAACGAACGGCGATTTGGGCGGGCAGACCCCGCCCCTACAAAACGCAATCGTCTGGAATTTAACCAACCAATCAGGCAGATTTGTCGCCAACGGGACGTATCTGATTGTGGTTGAGGCGACGGGGGTAAGCGGAAGGAGATTTACTTATTCCACAAGGATCGGAGTGAATCGATAG
- a CDS encoding DUF2442 domain-containing protein, whose translation MKITVEYNKNNKSFVLPKIKQADFIGAYSVLLTFNDGVKRKVNFGSFLKKSLHPTIRSYLDENNFKKFKIESGNIVWGQNWDLVFPVEQLYKGKINA comes from the coding sequence ATGAAAATAACAGTTGAATACAACAAAAACAACAAATCTTTTGTTTTACCAAAAATTAAACAAGCCGATTTTATAGGCGCTTATTCTGTTTTACTTACTTTTAACGACGGAGTGAAAAGAAAAGTAAATTTCGGCAGTTTTTTGAAAAAATCATTACATCCAACTATTCGCTCTTATTTGGACGAAAATAATTTCAAAAAATTCAAAATAGAGAGCGGAAATATCGTTTGGGGTCAAAACTGGGATTTGGTTTTCCCTGTTGAGCAATTGTATAAAGGTAAAATTAACGCTTAA
- a CDS encoding DUF4160 domain-containing protein: MPNIFEYLGIVLYFYSSEHQPIHCHGRYGEFESKAEFYIINGEITEIKIKEVRGMKPLKGAKLKDFKDFLKNYSPQIVAKWVDFFVYHKDVPFERIEKHL, encoded by the coding sequence ATGCCTAACATATTTGAATACTTGGGAATAGTGCTGTATTTTTATTCGAGCGAACATCAACCAATCCACTGCCACGGCAGATATGGAGAGTTTGAAAGTAAAGCGGAATTTTACATAATAAACGGTGAGATAACTGAAATAAAAATAAAAGAAGTAAGAGGTATGAAACCGCTCAAAGGCGCAAAGCTGAAAGATTTTAAGGACTTTCTTAAAAATTATTCGCCGCAAATTGTTGCCAAATGGGTGGACTTCTTTGTTTATCATAAGGACGTTCCTTTCGAAAGGATAGAAAAGCATTTATGA
- the gap gene encoding type I glyceraldehyde-3-phosphate dehydrogenase, with protein sequence MAIKVGINGFGRIGRNVFRSAVLSFANDIEIVGINDLLDPAYLAYMLKYDSVHGRFKGEVSVEGNNLIVNGKKIRLTAEKDPANLKWNEVGADVVIESTGFFLDDATARKHIEAGAKKVILSAPSKDSTPMFVYGVNHKTYAGQDIISNASCTTNCLAPIAKVLNDKFGIEKGLMTTVHAATATQKTVDGPSSKDWRGGRGILENIIPSSTGAAKAVGVVIPELNKKLTGMAFRVPTSDVSVVDLTVVLKNPAKMDDIKAAMKAASEGEMKGVLGYTEDDVVATDFRTCELTSIFDAKAGIQLDDTFVKVVSWYDNEWGYSNKCLEMVKVIAK encoded by the coding sequence ATGGCTATTAAAGTTGGTATTAACGGATTTGGACGTATTGGTCGTAATGTGTTTCGCAGCGCGGTTTTAAGCTTTGCAAACGACATCGAAATCGTAGGAATTAACGATTTGCTCGACCCCGCGTATTTGGCGTATATGCTCAAATATGATTCGGTTCACGGAAGATTTAAAGGCGAAGTTTCCGTTGAAGGAAACAACCTTATCGTAAACGGCAAAAAAATTCGTTTGACTGCGGAAAAAGACCCCGCAAACCTCAAATGGAACGAAGTCGGCGCAGACGTAGTTATCGAATCGACAGGATTTTTCTTGGACGACGCAACAGCGCGCAAACATATTGAAGCAGGCGCAAAAAAAGTTATTTTGAGCGCGCCTTCAAAAGACAGCACTCCTATGTTTGTTTACGGCGTAAACCACAAAACTTACGCGGGACAAGACATTATTTCAAACGCGTCTTGCACAACAAACTGCCTTGCTCCGATTGCAAAAGTTCTTAACGATAAATTCGGCATCGAAAAAGGTCTTATGACAACTGTTCACGCGGCAACCGCAACACAAAAAACCGTTGACGGTCCTTCTTCTAAAGACTGGAGGGGCGGTCGCGGAATTTTGGAAAACATCATTCCGTCTTCAACAGGCGCGGCAAAAGCGGTTGGCGTAGTTATTCCCGAGCTTAACAAAAAGCTCACAGGTATGGCTTTCCGCGTTCCGACTTCAGACGTATCAGTTGTGGATTTGACGGTTGTTCTTAAAAACCCCGCCAAAATGGACGACATTAAAGCGGCGATGAAAGCCGCAAGCGAAGGCGAAATGAAAGGCGTTCTCGGCTACACTGAAGACGACGTAGTTGCGACCGACTTCCGCACTTGCGAATTGACTTCAATCTTCGACGCAAAAGCAGGCATCCAACTCGACGACACATTCGTAAAAGTAGTATCTTGGTACGACAACGAGTGGGGCTATTCAAACAAATGCCTCGAAATGGTAAAAGTTATTGCGAAGTAA
- a CDS encoding DUF1987 domain-containing protein, protein MAYKLEREKTKTTPYVLIDEENGYVRIEGESYLEDTIGFFKEINEWLKNYLSSGFANLTFDCALEYFNSSTTKMLYNIMRLMDESAPGKKVVVNWLVANEDDDMLIECGEDFQEEMENLEFYIKVK, encoded by the coding sequence ATGGCTTATAAATTGGAACGGGAAAAAACCAAAACAACGCCGTATGTTTTAATAGACGAAGAAAACGGCTACGTTCGTATTGAAGGCGAAAGTTATCTCGAAGACACAATCGGTTTCTTTAAAGAGATAAACGAATGGCTCAAAAATTATCTTTCGTCGGGTTTTGCAAATTTAACATTTGACTGCGCGTTGGAATATTTCAACAGCTCAACGACCAAAATGCTTTACAACATAATGCGGCTTATGGACGAGAGCGCGCCCGGCAAAAAAGTAGTCGTAAACTGGCTTGTCGCAAACGAAGACGACGATATGCTGATTGAGTGCGGCGAAGATTTTCAGGAAGAAATGGAAAATCTGGAGTTTTATATTAAGGTAAAATAA
- a CDS encoding SiaB family protein kinase, with the protein MVLNMNEYARMINDLNISIIYSGPMWEDGIKGIAEMVKVNLSHDNLSGNTAKSIFSVFVEQITNMLMYSAEKGQYQTNKELINVPMGMLVLGQKDDMCFIQTRNAVRSEKTEYLKNKIDYLNTLNKKELRQYQKEMVQSENDNPDSKGAGLGLIVIARRASAPIEYKFEQANDGLTYFTMYVEVSLSKQEEK; encoded by the coding sequence ATGGTATTAAATATGAACGAATATGCCAGAATGATAAACGACCTTAACATCAGCATCATTTACAGTGGTCCGATGTGGGAAGACGGCATAAAAGGGATTGCCGAAATGGTAAAAGTCAATTTATCGCACGACAATTTAAGCGGAAACACGGCGAAATCCATTTTCTCGGTATTTGTGGAGCAGATAACCAATATGCTGATGTATTCGGCTGAAAAGGGGCAATATCAAACGAACAAAGAACTCATAAACGTGCCTATGGGTATGCTTGTGCTCGGACAAAAAGACGATATGTGTTTTATCCAGACCCGAAACGCCGTCAGAAGCGAAAAAACGGAGTATCTGAAAAATAAAATAGACTACCTGAACACCTTGAACAAAAAAGAGCTCAGGCAGTACCAAAAAGAAATGGTGCAAAGCGAAAACGACAATCCCGACAGCAAAGGCGCGGGCTTGGGACTTATAGTGATTGCAAGACGGGCGTCCGCGCCTATAGAATACAAATTTGAACAAGCAAACGACGGTTTGACTTATTTCACGATGTATGTGGAAGTTTCATTATCTAAACAGGAGGAGAAATAG